A window of the Dermacentor variabilis isolate Ectoservices unplaced genomic scaffold, ASM5094787v1 scaffold_12, whole genome shotgun sequence genome harbors these coding sequences:
- the Chrac-14 gene encoding DNA polymerase epsilon subunit 3 Chrac-14 — translation MAERPEDLNLPLSVVTRIVKDALPDGVNVSKEARAALAKAASVFVLYTTSCANNFALKGKRKTVTGSDIISAMEEMEFESFIDTLSGNLEQFRQGKTKKDANRAKKQQGGGDTVSAGDTEMGEDGEVDPGDEAS, via the coding sequence ATGGCAGAGCGGCCTGAAGATCTCAACTTGCCTCTCTCTGTTGTTACTCGCATCGTCAAAGACGCCCTTCCGGATGGCGTCAACGTTTCGAAGGAAGCACGGGCAGCGTTGGCCAAAGCGGCAAGCGTGTTTGTACTCTACACCACTTCCTGTGCTAACAACTTCGCATTGAAAGGCAAAAGGAAGACGGTGACTGGCTCCGATATCATATCGGCGATGGAGGAGATGGAATTCGAGAGTTTCATCGACACACTCAGTGGAAACCTGGAACAGTTCCGTCAAGGGAAGACGAAAAAGGACGCTAACCGAGCTAAAAAGCAACAAGGTGGTGGTGACACGGTCTCAGCTGGCGATACCGAGATGGGAGAAGATGGCGAAGTCGATCCAGGTGATGAAGCAAGCTGA